In a single window of the Populus alba chromosome 16, ASM523922v2, whole genome shotgun sequence genome:
- the LOC118033163 gene encoding DELLA protein GAIP-like: protein MASPLSCILLECAKAIEGGRLDVADSLLAVIQSLASKEESIWRRKVVKYFAEALVRRAYRIRPPWPSPSLPLLSHTTQYMYEPFYEFAATTSKHAIADALNSGYKRLHIIDFSIMFNFWQWKYLIGDLERQYGGLQSVLITSIEPKLSKHTYYVRQNRELAELSNFELRQLTFNSPDDIVNCISKLRRKREDEIVVVNWNFTLHKLLAQDGAMEQVLSKVKDLGADIMVIVEQEANLNSHVLSERLEQSFQYYSHVFESLEKLYDRDELWELYFRRQIGNVVACERVDRVERIESFAQWQNRLSQVGFCPVPQQVDEFKISLRFYFDEYGIEEKEGHNILLSWHGYPVAVASVWKVTDPPQFSSGE, encoded by the coding sequence ATGGCCTCTCCCCTGTCTTGCATATTGCTGGAGTGTGCTAAGGCGATTGAAGGTGGTCGCTTGGATGTTGCAGATTCACTTTTGGCAGTAATTCAATCTCTAGCTTCTAAAGAAGAGAGCATATGGAGGAGGAAAGTTGTCAAATACTTTGCTGAGGCTCTTGTCCGGCGAGCCTATCGAATTCGCCCTCCATGGCCTTCACCCTCGCTACCTTTGCTATCCCACACAACCCAATACATGTATGAACCTTTCTACGAGTTTGCTGCAACCACCAGTAAACATGCCATTGCTGATGCCTTGAATTCGGGATATAAACGACTCCACATTATTGACTTCTCcatcatgtttaatttttggCAGTGGAAGTATTTAATTGGTGACCTCGAAAGGCAGTATGGTGGCCTACAATCAGTCCTGATAACCAGTATCGAACCGAAACTGTCAAAACATACTTACTATGTCCGTCAAAACAGGGAATTGGCTGAGCtctcaaattttgaattgaGGCAATTGACATTCAATAGTCCGGATGATATTGTCAATTGTATTTCCAAGCTCAGAAGGAAAAGGGAGGATGAGATTGTGGTTGTGAATTGGAATTTTACACTTCACAAATTGCTTGCACAAGATGGGGCAATGGAGCAAGTGCTTTCAAAAGTGAAGGATTTGGGAGCGGACATCATGGTAATTGTTGAGCAGGAAGCCAATCTTAACAGTCATGTTCTTTCGGAGCGGCTCGAACAATCATTCCAATACTACTCCCATGTTTTTGAGTCACTGGAGAAACTGTATGATAGAGATGAGTTATGGGAGTTGTATTTCAGGCGACAGATTGGGAATGTGGTGGCATGTGAGAGAGTTGACCGGGTCGAGCGGATTGAGTCATTTGCTCAATGGCAAAATCGCCTATCTCAGGTTGGGTTCTGTCCAGTTCCCCAACAGGTAGACGAGTTTAAGATATCTCTtcgattttattttgatgaatatgGAATCGAAGAGAAGGAAGGGCATAATATCCTGCTAAGTTGGCACGGTTATCCGGTAGCTGTAGCCTCAGTTTGGAAGGTCACTGATCCACCTCAATTCAGTAGCGGTGAATAA